A window of Bacteroidota bacterium contains these coding sequences:
- a CDS encoding T9SS type A sorting domain-containing protein translates to MGRQNCGDRKYKFSFSKSTIDRFGNFLLSGSFSGSVDFNPGAAANNFTQTLGNANGFLLKLDSAGNYIRNLQYVTDHGEVFWKSLLTDVSGNLYATGGFEGTTDFDSGIGTINYTADFGYPQIFILKLDSGGIFLSIKVMGKSQVYNFVAATMFDKFETSLYVTGGLADTLDFNPPFANNLIAVGMQDAFVAKYTIGGVGIDDNKNLGPNYLIYPNPTSGRLTINLKEQTKYAEVSILNSLGQELSTTKYFNISSLEMQLEGAMGLYFVRIKTDSKITCLKVMKE, encoded by the coding sequence TTGGGCAGGCAAAATTGCGGCGACAGGAAGTACAAATTTAGTTTCTCAAAATCGACCATAGATAGATTTGGAAATTTTTTGCTTTCAGGCAGTTTTTCAGGTTCAGTTGACTTTAATCCAGGTGCAGCTGCTAATAATTTTACACAAACGCTTGGTAATGCTAATGGATTTTTGTTAAAATTGGATTCTGCAGGAAACTATATAAGAAACCTTCAGTATGTAACGGATCATGGTGAAGTTTTTTGGAAATCATTGTTAACTGATGTTTCGGGAAACCTTTATGCTACCGGTGGATTTGAAGGAACGACTGATTTTGATTCTGGGATTGGCACGATTAATTATACTGCAGACTTTGGCTATCCCCAAATATTTATTTTAAAATTGGATTCGGGTGGTATTTTCTTATCCATAAAAGTGATGGGAAAAAGTCAGGTGTATAATTTCGTTGCTGCAACCATGTTCGATAAATTCGAAACATCCCTCTATGTAACTGGTGGTTTAGCGGATACTCTTGACTTTAACCCTCCCTTCGCAAACAACCTTATTGCGGTTGGAATGCAAGATGCATTTGTTGCAAAATATACTATTGGCGGAGTTGGAATTGACGACAATAAAAATTTAGGTCCCAATTACCTCATTTATCCCAACCCAACATCTGGCAGGTTAACAATAAATTTAAAAGAGCAAACAAAATATGCAGAAGTAAGCATATTAAATTCACTCGGGCAAGAACTTAGCACTACAAAGTATTTCAACATTTCATCGCTTGAAATGCAATTGGAAGGAGCAATGGGCTTATATTTTGTAAGGATAAAAACAGATAGTAAAATAACTTGTTTGAAAGTGATGAAAGAATAG
- a CDS encoding T9SS type A sorting domain-containing protein — MVPSNALLGITGLRIRSHSLPGNNFSWAACTFSTFGELEDYFVTIDLFNKVKEIETKEIKIIAYPNPASQQLTIKIDGTIKGNVRLKMLNINGKEVYTKEILNLKNTDRILLNLSSYTEGIYILQLVYNEGVVMQKVIIE; from the coding sequence TTGGTCCCTTCAAATGCACTCCTCGGTATAACAGGTTTACGTATTAGAAGTCATTCACTTCCGGGCAATAATTTCTCTTGGGCCGCGTGTACATTTTCAACCTTCGGGGAATTGGAAGATTATTTTGTTACGATTGATTTGTTCAACAAAGTGAAAGAAATAGAAACCAAAGAAATAAAAATAATAGCATACCCCAACCCTGCAAGCCAACAATTAACCATTAAAATTGATGGAACAATTAAAGGCAATGTACGCTTAAAAATGTTAAATATAAATGGCAAAGAAGTGTATACAAAGGAAATTTTAAATTTAAAAAATACAGATAGGATACTGCTTAATCTAAGCAGTTATACCGAAGGAATTTATATTTTGCAGTTGGTGTATAATGAAGGGGTTGTGATGCAAAAAGTCATAATTGAATAA